A region from the Hyalangium gracile genome encodes:
- a CDS encoding M16 family metallopeptidase, which yields MSPRWVLLLLPGLFGCAALTLPPNEPVARSVRFRGAYEEFPSGLRLVVHENPRASRVTMVVSYRVGATDEPAGKEGLAHLVEHLTFLARPAEARAPRRSSRLLASGAESNASTSHDGTDYFLTVPPEQWAPLVALEAGRLRAPLENVTEEDFRVARDVVVAELRQRYEAGPEGMQQRWLHEALLPGSAYGRPAGGTPESVQHLTLEDARAFVRAHYTPAHAVVVVSGPLSSERVRGTVRAGFAELTESRQAMPTPPVRRVPPPFPPEAPGNAPLVVKQGPVEYPRLWLTWTLPGLYSGQTPQALAAQGLLEGRLVSQLAREERVHNLSVSLEVMDGVALLIARIDLMKEEDAGKVAERALDQLIDLLMNRGIGGLTASARAMLLTQAFAELEQFPVREAARFLRATGQADYVSGWPRQIREELSKDVGPYLYQYVRRERVRKLLVVPEPSGPGRTVVGERFAPLAGLEDFADEELLLPPGAPDVRQVARAPGLDEAERFTLGNGLRVVALRRGLMPLVEARLWVRTQPPGTEGNTLALSRLALHGSYLSASRRWRHGEKVGARTSLQLRDEGQPVLAVAAPSGNLLHVLEDMQQWMRDREVEPRPFEYVHAWQLRQLEREAALSDTRAERVLMARLFPGHPYGAAPSVEEARALDASKANAWVDAELNPDRATLFLVGDLPPAPRLRAQVEQMLGGWRGRSKPVQPPPAPPPPSRRAVVVVDRPGASQAELQLGLRWPELSAREEATASALAWLLEHRLGHQLRERLGITYGVRVSHEARPRASTLRLRVAVERSAAAGAVEQLLAELGTLEAEALPREVVERARWQVARGYDLRFQTTAQVAERLLELERLDRPPDAWERYPEAIAAVTPQALQALVKRLSLGAEVVVILGDAAALRPQLQEAGFPVEVLERPTQDNR from the coding sequence ATGTCCCCCCGCTGGGTGCTGCTCCTGCTGCCAGGCCTCTTCGGCTGCGCGGCGCTGACGCTGCCTCCGAATGAGCCCGTGGCCCGCTCGGTGCGCTTCCGCGGCGCTTATGAGGAGTTCCCCAGCGGCCTGCGGCTGGTGGTGCATGAGAATCCACGGGCTTCGCGGGTGACGATGGTCGTCTCCTACCGTGTAGGCGCGACGGATGAACCGGCGGGGAAGGAAGGACTGGCGCACCTCGTCGAGCACCTCACCTTCCTGGCTCGGCCAGCAGAGGCGCGGGCGCCCCGGCGCTCCAGCCGGCTGCTGGCCTCGGGCGCCGAGTCCAACGCCTCCACCTCTCATGATGGGACGGACTACTTCCTCACCGTGCCGCCCGAGCAGTGGGCTCCGCTGGTGGCGCTGGAGGCCGGGCGGCTGAGGGCGCCCCTGGAGAACGTCACCGAGGAGGACTTCCGGGTGGCGCGCGACGTGGTGGTGGCGGAGCTGCGCCAGCGCTACGAGGCGGGCCCGGAGGGCATGCAGCAGCGGTGGCTGCACGAGGCGCTGCTTCCGGGCAGCGCGTACGGGCGCCCGGCGGGGGGCACTCCCGAGTCCGTGCAGCACCTCACCCTGGAGGACGCGCGCGCCTTCGTGAGGGCGCACTACACGCCGGCGCACGCGGTGGTGGTGGTGTCCGGCCCGCTGTCCTCGGAGCGGGTGCGCGGCACCGTGCGCGCCGGCTTCGCGGAGCTGACGGAGTCGCGGCAGGCCATGCCCACGCCCCCCGTGCGCCGCGTGCCGCCCCCCTTCCCTCCCGAGGCGCCCGGCAATGCGCCCCTGGTGGTGAAGCAGGGCCCGGTGGAGTACCCCCGGCTGTGGCTGACGTGGACGCTGCCCGGGCTGTACTCGGGCCAGACGCCCCAGGCGCTCGCCGCCCAGGGGCTGCTGGAGGGCCGGCTCGTCTCCCAGCTCGCCCGCGAGGAGCGCGTCCACAACCTCTCCGTGTCCCTGGAAGTCATGGATGGCGTCGCGCTGCTCATCGCCCGCATCGACTTGATGAAGGAGGAGGACGCCGGGAAGGTGGCGGAGCGCGCGTTGGATCAGCTGATCGACCTGCTGATGAACCGGGGCATCGGCGGACTCACCGCGAGCGCGCGCGCCATGCTGCTCACCCAGGCCTTCGCGGAGCTGGAGCAGTTCCCCGTGAGGGAGGCGGCCCGCTTCCTGCGCGCCACCGGCCAGGCGGACTACGTGAGCGGCTGGCCGAGGCAGATCCGCGAGGAGCTCTCCAAGGACGTCGGCCCCTACCTCTACCAATACGTGCGGCGCGAGCGCGTGCGCAAGCTGCTGGTGGTGCCGGAGCCGAGCGGCCCGGGACGCACCGTCGTCGGCGAGCGCTTCGCGCCCCTGGCCGGCCTGGAGGACTTCGCAGACGAGGAGCTCCTCCTGCCGCCGGGTGCGCCGGACGTGCGCCAGGTGGCGAGAGCCCCCGGCCTCGACGAGGCCGAGCGCTTCACCCTCGGCAACGGCCTGCGCGTGGTGGCGCTGCGGCGCGGCCTCATGCCGCTGGTGGAGGCCCGCCTGTGGGTGCGCACGCAGCCTCCGGGCACCGAGGGCAACACCCTGGCGCTGTCCCGCCTGGCGCTCCATGGCTCGTACCTGTCGGCCAGCCGGCGGTGGCGCCATGGCGAGAAGGTGGGCGCGCGCACCTCGCTCCAGCTGCGCGACGAGGGCCAGCCGGTGCTGGCCGTGGCGGCGCCCTCGGGCAACCTGCTCCACGTGCTGGAGGACATGCAGCAGTGGATGAGGGACAGGGAGGTGGAGCCGCGGCCCTTCGAGTATGTCCACGCCTGGCAGCTGCGGCAGCTGGAGCGCGAGGCGGCCCTCTCGGACACGCGCGCGGAGCGGGTGCTCATGGCCCGGCTGTTCCCGGGCCACCCCTACGGCGCGGCGCCGAGCGTGGAGGAGGCCCGGGCGCTCGACGCCTCGAAGGCCAACGCCTGGGTGGATGCGGAGCTGAACCCGGACCGGGCCACGCTCTTCCTGGTGGGAGACCTGCCACCGGCGCCCAGGCTGCGCGCCCAGGTGGAGCAGATGCTGGGGGGCTGGCGTGGCAGGAGCAAGCCCGTGCAGCCTCCGCCCGCTCCGCCGCCGCCGAGCCGCCGCGCGGTGGTGGTGGTGGACCGCCCCGGCGCCTCCCAGGCGGAGCTGCAGCTGGGGCTGCGCTGGCCGGAGCTGTCGGCGCGGGAGGAGGCCACGGCGAGCGCGCTGGCGTGGCTGCTGGAGCACCGGCTGGGCCACCAGCTCCGCGAGCGCCTGGGCATCACCTACGGCGTGCGCGTGTCGCACGAGGCTCGCCCGCGCGCCTCCACGCTGAGGCTGCGCGTGGCGGTGGAGCGGAGCGCGGCGGCGGGCGCGGTGGAGCAGCTGCTGGCCGAGCTGGGCACGCTCGAGGCGGAGGCCCTCCCGCGCGAGGTGGTGGAGCGGGCGCGCTGGCAGGTGGCGCGCGGCTATGACTTGCGCTTCCAGACGACGGCCCAGGTGGCGGAGCGGCTGCTGGAGCTGGAGCGCCTGGACCGACCGCCAGACGCCTGGGAGCGCTACCCGGAGGCCATCGCGGCGGTGACGCCGCAGGCCCTGCAGGCGCTGGTGAAGCGGCTGAGCCTGGGCGCGGAGGTGGTGGTCATCCTCGGGGACGCGGCGGCGCTGCGGCCCCAGTTGCAGGAGGCGGGCTTCCCGGTGGAAGTGCTGGAGCGGCCCACGCAGGACAACCGCTGA